In Labilibaculum sp. DW002, one DNA window encodes the following:
- a CDS encoding SulP family inorganic anion transporter, translating to MKSIFRPKLFSVLKGYNAQSFQKDLFAGIIVGIVALPLAIAFAVASGVSPEKGLITAIVAGFIISLLGGSRVQIGGPTGAFIVIVYGIVSQYGVDGLMISTFLAGIILILFGLLRLGAVLKFIPHPLIVGFTSGIALVIFSTQMKAAFGLQIDEIPSEFIAKWVCYFSNLSSINLYSIAISAGTILLTLFAGKIIPKIPGSFIAILAMTALVQAFDMPVDTIESVYGSIPNSISFDMPNLDWSQIPNYIQPAITIAILGAIESLLSAVVADGMIGGNHRSNTELIAQGVANLFSPIFGGIPATGAIARTATNVKNGGRTPIAGIIHALTLLLIMLIFGQWAKLIPMSCLAGILIVVSYNMSEWRSFRSILKGSRFDIIVLLTTFFLTVLVDLTVAIEMGIVLAALIFMYRMSKINGVFQPEFESDEIQNYNQLPKEIEIYEISGPFFFAAAKRYQETLRNLKGSTAVLIIRMRHVPFIDGTGIHNFTEIIKSMEKRKTKVILSGVNKEVLQEINRSEIADFISQKDIFDNFDDALQSAKAFLK from the coding sequence ATGAAGTCTATTTTTAGACCTAAATTATTCTCTGTTCTCAAGGGTTATAATGCTCAATCTTTTCAAAAAGATTTATTTGCAGGAATAATTGTAGGTATTGTGGCACTGCCATTAGCTATTGCTTTTGCCGTTGCTTCGGGTGTTTCGCCAGAAAAAGGATTAATAACAGCAATTGTAGCTGGATTTATAATTTCCCTTTTGGGAGGTAGCCGCGTTCAAATTGGAGGTCCAACTGGTGCTTTCATTGTTATCGTTTACGGTATTGTTAGCCAATATGGAGTAGATGGTTTAATGATTTCGACCTTTTTAGCCGGAATTATTCTCATCCTATTTGGTCTTTTACGATTAGGTGCTGTTTTAAAATTTATCCCACACCCCTTAATTGTTGGCTTCACTTCGGGTATTGCTTTAGTGATTTTCTCTACTCAAATGAAAGCTGCATTTGGCTTGCAAATAGACGAAATCCCTTCAGAGTTTATTGCTAAATGGGTTTGCTATTTTTCAAATTTATCGAGTATTAACCTGTATTCTATTGCGATTAGCGCAGGTACAATTTTACTTACCTTATTCGCTGGTAAAATTATTCCTAAAATACCTGGTTCATTTATTGCTATACTCGCAATGACAGCCTTGGTGCAAGCATTTGATATGCCTGTAGATACGATTGAATCGGTTTATGGAAGCATTCCTAATTCAATTAGCTTTGATATGCCTAACCTCGATTGGTCTCAAATACCTAATTATATTCAACCTGCCATTACCATTGCTATTTTAGGTGCAATTGAATCTTTATTATCTGCTGTTGTTGCCGATGGTATGATTGGTGGAAATCATCGTTCGAACACCGAATTAATAGCTCAAGGAGTTGCAAATCTATTTTCACCAATATTCGGCGGTATTCCTGCAACAGGCGCCATTGCAAGAACAGCTACCAATGTAAAAAATGGCGGAAGAACACCAATTGCAGGTATCATTCACGCGTTAACTTTACTTCTAATCATGTTGATCTTCGGACAGTGGGCAAAATTAATTCCAATGTCTTGTCTTGCGGGTATCTTAATTGTAGTATCCTACAACATGAGTGAGTGGCGATCTTTCCGTTCAATACTTAAAGGATCAAGATTTGATATCATTGTATTGCTTACTACTTTCTTTCTAACGGTATTGGTAGATTTAACTGTAGCCATTGAAATGGGAATTGTTTTGGCTGCCTTAATTTTCATGTATCGTATGTCGAAAATTAATGGTGTATTTCAACCAGAATTCGAATCCGATGAAATTCAGAATTACAATCAACTTCCAAAGGAGATTGAAATATATGAAATTAGTGGACCGTTCTTTTTTGCTGCCGCAAAACGTTACCAGGAAACATTGCGAAATCTTAAAGGTTCAACTGCTGTACTGATCATTCGAATGCGACACGTACCATTTATCGATGGAACTGGAATTCACAACTTCACCGAAATCATTAAAAGCATGGAAAAAAGAAAGACAAAGGTGATTTTATCTGGAGTGAACAAAGAAGTTTTGCAAGAAATTAATCGTAGCGAAATTGCCGATTTCATATCACAAAAAGACATTTTCGATAATTTTGATGATGCTCTTCAATCAGCAAAAGCATTTTTAAAGTAA
- a CDS encoding DUF134 domain-containing protein, translating to MPRKIRLRKVVEPPRFKGYRPFGVNAGTKKSIDLFYEEYEALKLADYDLLNHKEAAEIMGVSRPTFARIYETARRKIATALVETKIIKTVFGNAIMDKDWYVCNKCHARFNIPKTIESDACPACKSNLIELINK from the coding sequence ATGCCGAGAAAAATACGATTAAGAAAAGTAGTGGAGCCTCCAAGATTTAAAGGTTATAGGCCTTTTGGAGTAAATGCAGGTACGAAAAAATCAATTGACTTGTTTTACGAAGAGTACGAAGCATTGAAGTTAGCAGATTATGATTTACTAAATCATAAAGAGGCTGCGGAAATCATGGGTGTTTCTAGACCAACCTTCGCAAGGATTTATGAAACTGCTCGCCGTAAAATAGCAACAGCACTAGTTGAAACAAAAATAATTAAGACGGTTTTTGGAAATGCAATTATGGATAAGGATTGGTATGTGTGTAATAAATGTCATGCTCGATTTAATATTCCTAAAACCATTGAGAGTGATGCATGTCCAGCATGTAAATCAAATCTTATAGAATTAATTAACAAATAA
- a CDS encoding damage-control phosphatase ARMT1 family protein yields MNTECLVCQAKTVKQIVGKFKPEPRQAKEFFTKADYIITNSKSLSAPYISLLLHRLAKKTFATENLYADEKKEANELLYSQYENWQTLVNEAKNPLHLAAKLSVIGNIIDYGAHSVPDDILAEIETLLKKEFAIDDRCKMFDAINKAKSVLYIGDNAGEIVFDKLFIETLKHPNLTFVVRDEPIINDVTLQDANSIGLQDVCTVISNGHDAPSTLLENCSENLQSLFESADVVISKGQGNFEGLLNEKRVNLFFLLMTKCDLMANKLGVKKRDLVITENKRGNYGL; encoded by the coding sequence ATGAATACTGAATGTTTGGTTTGTCAAGCAAAAACGGTAAAACAGATTGTGGGGAAATTTAAACCTGAGCCAAGGCAGGCAAAGGAATTTTTCACAAAAGCAGATTATATTATCACCAATAGTAAATCCTTATCAGCACCTTATATTTCTTTGCTTTTGCATCGTTTAGCAAAAAAAACCTTTGCAACAGAAAACTTATATGCTGATGAAAAGAAAGAAGCAAACGAATTGCTCTATTCACAGTATGAAAATTGGCAAACGTTAGTAAATGAGGCCAAGAACCCATTGCATTTAGCTGCAAAATTATCCGTAATAGGAAATATTATTGACTATGGAGCACACTCTGTTCCTGATGATATTCTTGCTGAAATTGAAACGCTTCTAAAGAAAGAGTTTGCGATAGATGATCGATGCAAAATGTTCGATGCAATAAATAAGGCAAAAAGTGTTTTGTATATAGGCGATAATGCAGGAGAAATTGTATTCGATAAGTTATTTATTGAAACTTTAAAACATCCAAATTTAACATTTGTTGTTCGTGACGAACCTATTATTAATGATGTGACTCTTCAAGATGCTAATTCGATAGGATTACAGGATGTTTGTACGGTCATATCTAACGGACATGATGCTCCATCTACATTACTTGAGAATTGTTCTGAAAACCTACAATCCTTATTTGAGAGTGCTGATGTAGTGATTTCTAAAGGCCAAGGAAATTTTGAAGGTTTACTAAATGAGAAAAGAGTGAATCTATTCTTTCTTTTAATGACTAAATGTGATTTAATGGCTAATAAACTTGGTGTAAAAAAGAGAGACTTGGTTATTACTGAAAATAAGAGAGGAAACTATGGCTTATAA
- a CDS encoding NifB/NifX family molybdenum-iron cluster-binding protein: MKIAVPVKEGVLDAHFGHCSHFALMEVENQSIVAEELIAAPPHEPGKLPPFLANLGVTDVLAGGMGGRAIQIFNSNNVNVFVGAPALEAKQLVEGFLNKSISFTANCCDH; this comes from the coding sequence ATGAAAATTGCAGTACCAGTAAAAGAAGGTGTATTAGATGCACATTTTGGACATTGTAGCCATTTTGCATTAATGGAAGTTGAGAATCAGTCAATTGTTGCGGAAGAATTAATTGCAGCACCACCACATGAACCAGGTAAATTACCTCCGTTTTTGGCGAATTTAGGTGTTACTGATGTACTTGCTGGTGGAATGGGTGGAAGAGCCATTCAGATTTTTAACAGCAACAACGTTAACGTATTTGTTGGTGCTCCAGCTTTGGAGGCAAAGCAATTGGTAGAAGGATTTTTGAATAAGAGTATCAGTTTTACTGCAAACTGTTGTGATCACTAG
- a CDS encoding DUF5320 domain-containing protein, with protein MPKLDGTGPDGTGFQKGRKLGKCTSNDMPTLLEKLGEGQGLKRKSGCGKGRGKRLKSNKSV; from the coding sequence ATGCCAAAACTTGATGGAACAGGACCTGATGGAACAGGATTCCAAAAAGGACGAAAACTTGGCAAATGCACCTCTAATGATATGCCAACGCTGCTAGAAAAATTAGGAGAAGGTCAAGGCCTAAAAAGAAAAAGTGGATGTGGTAAAGGTAGAGGGAAAAGATTAAAGAGCAATAAATCGGTTTAA
- a CDS encoding threonine/serine ThrE exporter family protein, whose protein sequence is MQIPEKYKFIVQLGKALHTYGVPSYKSQIYLTEIAEKKGIKGSFMDTPTWINYVFYEEDEQTYNYVECVHPGDLNLGALSRIVEITNGVISNAISFEQAKVEIERLKTAPLSYGKILESLAFILSAGAFSMILDTSWASAITASFIGAIIYGITILAQKSGYIRSALESLVAFVATVITGLLSLHFEQINISMTILASIIVFIPGLSITTALEEITSRSLVSGTAKLFDALVSLFKQFFGVVLGLAILPLFIDLQPNHVVNDVPEWLDYIAIITLALSLGIVFKVRSRDIIYCVIAGFVSFYTTTLFDFAGILVSIFIGTIVAVSISKLFSKITRSPQLVFLVPGIIMLVPGSKAFIGLSSVFLGAGGVQSNMGTQVLYIFMGIIGGLIFSGSFIDSHNKRPSTKIVSQK, encoded by the coding sequence ATGCAAATTCCAGAGAAATACAAATTTATAGTGCAGTTGGGCAAAGCTCTACATACCTACGGTGTGCCTTCTTATAAATCTCAAATTTATTTAACTGAGATTGCAGAGAAGAAAGGGATTAAAGGCAGTTTTATGGATACACCCACCTGGATAAACTACGTATTTTACGAGGAGGATGAGCAAACCTATAATTATGTAGAGTGTGTGCACCCAGGCGATTTAAATTTAGGTGCACTTTCTCGAATTGTGGAAATAACCAACGGTGTAATATCAAATGCGATTAGTTTTGAACAAGCTAAGGTTGAAATTGAAAGATTGAAGACAGCACCTTTGAGTTATGGTAAAATATTGGAATCACTTGCTTTCATTTTATCGGCAGGTGCTTTTAGTATGATATTAGATACCAGTTGGGCTTCTGCTATAACTGCATCTTTTATAGGTGCGATTATTTATGGGATTACAATTTTAGCTCAAAAATCGGGATATATTCGTAGTGCATTAGAGTCGCTAGTTGCTTTTGTAGCAACGGTAATTACAGGTTTGTTGTCTTTGCATTTTGAGCAAATCAATATTTCCATGACCATTTTGGCCTCAATCATTGTATTTATTCCAGGTTTATCGATTACAACAGCTTTGGAAGAAATTACTTCAAGGAGTTTGGTGTCAGGAACGGCAAAGTTGTTTGATGCGCTGGTGTCTCTTTTTAAGCAATTTTTTGGAGTTGTATTGGGCTTAGCTATTTTGCCTTTGTTTATAGATTTACAGCCGAATCATGTGGTAAATGATGTTCCTGAATGGCTTGACTATATTGCAATTATTACCTTGGCACTGAGTCTTGGAATTGTATTTAAGGTTCGATCAAGAGATATAATATATTGTGTAATTGCTGGATTTGTAAGTTTTTATACGACTACATTATTTGACTTTGCTGGTATATTGGTGAGTATTTTTATTGGAACAATAGTGGCTGTAAGTATCAGTAAGTTATTTAGTAAAATTACACGTTCGCCTCAATTGGTATTTTTAGTTCCTGGAATCATAATGCTTGTTCCGGGTAGCAAAGCATTTATAGGTTTAAGCAGTGTTTTTCTTGGTGCTGGAGGAGTACAGAGCAACATGGGAACTCAAGTGCTATATATATTTATGGGAATAATTGGTGGGTTAATTTTCTCAGGAAGTTTTATCGATAGTCATAATAAGAGGCCATCTACTAAAATTGTTAGTCAGAAATAA
- a CDS encoding NifB/NifX family molybdenum-iron cluster-binding protein, with product MKTIITSTGDQLNSIFDLRFGRAGWFCLFDEETKEVQFFENESINAASGAGTKAVETVADLGVQKVISGDFGPKAKELLEKFNIQMVILKDDNNTVQNIIDNLNS from the coding sequence ATGAAGACAATAATAACATCAACAGGAGATCAATTGAATTCGATTTTTGATTTGCGTTTTGGACGAGCTGGTTGGTTTTGTTTATTTGATGAAGAAACAAAAGAAGTTCAGTTTTTCGAAAATGAAAGTATAAATGCAGCTTCGGGAGCAGGAACCAAGGCTGTTGAAACAGTCGCAGATTTGGGTGTTCAGAAGGTGATTTCAGGTGATTTTGGACCTAAAGCAAAAGAATTACTCGAAAAATTCAACATTCAAATGGTAATCTTAAAAGATGATAACAATACAGTTCAAAATATCATCGATAATTTAAATTCTTAA
- a CDS encoding acyl-CoA thioesterase, whose protein sequence is MISGEYKIRPRYDEVDQMGYVYHGNYVSYCHQARTELLRNFGVNDKVLEDNGIMMPVIEMNLKYLKPSGYDNELTIRTCIKKLPTTRFYIEFVFENDKGEKVCKADSTVVFVDKDSRKPQRTPELILNALQAEFEMVS, encoded by the coding sequence ATGATATCAGGCGAATATAAAATAAGACCACGTTACGACGAGGTTGATCAAATGGGATACGTGTATCACGGTAATTACGTGAGCTATTGTCATCAAGCGAGAACAGAATTACTGCGTAACTTTGGTGTTAATGATAAAGTTTTGGAAGATAATGGGATTATGATGCCCGTAATTGAGATGAACTTGAAATATTTAAAGCCTTCAGGCTACGATAATGAGCTAACGATTAGAACATGTATTAAAAAGTTACCTACTACTCGTTTTTATATTGAGTTTGTTTTTGAAAATGATAAAGGAGAAAAAGTGTGCAAAGCCGATTCAACTGTTGTATTTGTAGATAAGGATAGTCGAAAGCCTCAACGTACTCCAGAATTGATTTTAAATGCTTTACAAGCAGAGTTTGAAATGGTAAGCTAA
- a CDS encoding DUF5320 domain-containing protein, translating to MPRLDRTGPKGKGSRSGRGLGKCNSQGEKQDAQNDSEEKVTGRGLGRGFGAKRGKGRGQGLGRDQ from the coding sequence ATGCCCAGATTAGACAGAACAGGCCCAAAGGGAAAAGGTTCCCGATCAGGAAGAGGATTAGGGAAATGCAATTCTCAAGGAGAAAAACAAGATGCCCAGAATGATTCTGAAGAAAAAGTTACGGGAAGAGGTTTGGGAAGAGGTTTTGGAGCAAAAAGGGGTAAGGGACGCGGACAAGGATTAGGGCGCGATCAGTAA
- a CDS encoding ATP-binding protein, with protein sequence MAYKVAIVSGKGGTGKTTVAVNLFSAIDEKWTKNVQLVDCDVEEPNDLLFFRNTNVESHEVVNQPVPEINTEKCTFCKKCEEYCEFNAISIIPSVNYAVVDPNLCHSCGACLHACKFDAIAEVDHTIGEITHYRTENGARLVEGSLRIGSPMQTRIIKDLKSSIGVEEGIVIFDAPPGTSCPVVETVSEADFVILVTEPTPFGLYDLQLTVDLMKEMKKPFGLVINKAGLGDLEVYKYLKEENIELLAEIPFDKEYAVQYAKGQLLTNIPPLIEQEYLKLAIYLKNRMKND encoded by the coding sequence ATGGCTTATAAAGTTGCTATTGTTAGTGGCAAAGGAGGAACAGGTAAAACAACTGTTGCTGTTAATTTGTTTTCTGCAATTGACGAAAAATGGACAAAAAATGTTCAATTAGTAGATTGTGATGTAGAAGAGCCAAATGATTTACTATTTTTTAGAAATACGAATGTTGAAAGTCATGAGGTCGTTAATCAGCCTGTTCCTGAAATTAATACAGAGAAATGTACTTTTTGTAAAAAGTGTGAAGAGTACTGTGAATTTAATGCAATTTCAATAATTCCCTCGGTGAATTATGCTGTTGTTGATCCGAACTTGTGCCATTCGTGTGGCGCATGTCTTCATGCGTGTAAATTTGATGCAATTGCAGAAGTAGATCATACTATTGGAGAGATAACACATTATCGGACAGAGAATGGAGCTAGATTAGTTGAGGGAAGCTTGCGTATTGGCTCACCAATGCAAACACGAATTATAAAAGATTTAAAATCAAGTATTGGAGTAGAAGAGGGAATTGTCATTTTTGATGCGCCTCCAGGTACCAGTTGTCCTGTGGTTGAAACGGTTTCCGAAGCAGACTTTGTAATTCTTGTAACAGAACCAACACCTTTTGGCTTATATGATTTGCAATTAACCGTAGACCTGATGAAAGAAATGAAGAAACCTTTCGGGTTGGTTATTAACAAGGCCGGTTTAGGTGATTTAGAGGTTTACAAATATTTAAAAGAGGAGAATATAGAATTGCTTGCAGAGATTCCTTTTGATAAAGAATATGCAGTGCAATATGCAAAAGGGCAGTTGCTTACAAATATTCCACCGCTAATTGAACAAGAATATTTAAAATTGGCAATTTACTTGAAAAACAGAATGAAAAATGATTGA
- a CDS encoding P-loop NTPase: MIEITILSGKGGTGKTGLTAALASVASNTVFADIDVDAPDLHLILEPKIKETHVFQGARIASIDTEICTNCGICKAECRFGAIHYKTQGGLEINPFECEGCRLCERICPVQAIDSEHSINNHWFVSDTRFGSLLHAKMGPGEENSGKLVSVVRKKAKEKARSINADFILNDGPPGVGCAAIASVTGADKIILITEPSKSGFHDAIRLMELVKSFSVPMYAVINKHDINPEITGQMERFFTIQGVEVIGKIPFSECMVESIVAKKTIVEFDPKSNISETIREIWHNVTEPVIEAKK, translated from the coding sequence ATGATTGAAATTACCATACTTAGCGGTAAAGGCGGAACAGGAAAAACGGGGTTAACTGCAGCTTTAGCTTCGGTTGCTTCCAATACAGTATTTGCTGATATTGATGTAGATGCTCCAGATCTTCATTTAATTTTAGAACCGAAAATCAAGGAGACTCATGTTTTTCAAGGTGCTCGAATTGCAAGTATTGATACCGAGATTTGCACCAATTGTGGGATATGTAAAGCCGAGTGTCGCTTTGGGGCAATTCATTATAAAACGCAAGGTGGATTAGAGATAAATCCATTTGAGTGCGAAGGTTGCAGACTTTGTGAAAGAATTTGTCCTGTTCAAGCGATCGATTCGGAGCACAGTATAAATAACCATTGGTTCGTTTCTGATACTCGCTTTGGTTCTCTTTTGCATGCGAAAATGGGTCCCGGTGAGGAGAATTCAGGTAAGCTGGTTTCGGTAGTTAGAAAAAAAGCCAAAGAAAAAGCTCGTAGTATAAATGCCGATTTTATATTGAATGATGGACCTCCAGGAGTTGGCTGCGCTGCAATTGCATCGGTTACTGGTGCCGATAAAATAATTTTAATTACGGAACCAAGTAAATCCGGTTTTCATGATGCAATTCGATTAATGGAACTGGTAAAAAGTTTTTCTGTTCCAATGTATGCGGTTATCAATAAGCATGATATTAACCCTGAAATAACAGGGCAAATGGAACGCTTCTTCACTATTCAAGGAGTTGAAGTAATTGGTAAAATACCTTTCAGCGAATGCATGGTAGAATCTATTGTAGCAAAGAAAACAATTGTTGAATTTGATCCTAAATCTAATATTTCAGAAACAATTCGAGAAATTTGGCACAATGTTACAGAGCCAGTAATTGAAGCAAAGAAATGA
- the arfB gene encoding alternative ribosome rescue aminoacyl-tRNA hydrolase ArfB, with protein sequence MAEQYKFTKDLSKEFEFITSRSSGPGGQNVNKVNSKVELRFPLFDSKILTDEEKQIIFVKLYHHINSDGILSVTAQNERSQVQNKEIAIEKFYQWVEIALTPVKPRKKTRPTRASKEKRLEGKQAQAKKKESRKKPEL encoded by the coding sequence ATGGCAGAGCAATATAAATTTACAAAAGACTTATCAAAAGAATTCGAATTCATTACTTCAAGAAGTAGTGGACCAGGGGGACAAAACGTTAATAAAGTAAATTCTAAAGTAGAATTACGCTTTCCACTTTTTGATTCTAAAATTTTAACTGATGAAGAAAAACAAATTATTTTTGTGAAATTGTATCATCACATCAATTCTGATGGAATTTTATCGGTTACGGCTCAAAATGAAAGATCTCAAGTACAGAATAAGGAAATTGCCATTGAAAAATTTTATCAATGGGTTGAAATCGCGTTAACTCCTGTCAAACCAAGAAAAAAGACTCGACCAACAAGGGCTTCAAAAGAAAAAAGACTAGAAGGGAAACAGGCTCAAGCTAAAAAAAAGGAAAGTAGAAAAAAACCTGAATTATAA
- a CDS encoding SDR family NAD(P)-dependent oxidoreductase, which translates to MKEIKVSPRGRVVFISGANRGIGRAITIELLEKGAKKVYAGVRDLKSMDDLKPEYGNRLVPVFLDLRDDKSIIKTTRLTKDVEILINNAGVYEAGGFCSDETLDSMAVNFEVNVWGLVKLTVSLIDRLKQRECAAIVNISSVLGLASMPIAGAYSASKAAVHSITQGLRGELLMNNILVMGVYPGPIETEMTKDLDMEKDSPINVAKEIVNGLIEGKEYVFPDVMSKQVGELYLTEPVTVEKQFAHFISEEEKV; encoded by the coding sequence ATGAAGGAAATTAAAGTGTCCCCTCGAGGCAGGGTAGTCTTTATTAGTGGGGCTAACAGAGGAATCGGAAGAGCTATTACCATTGAGTTACTTGAGAAGGGTGCTAAGAAAGTGTATGCCGGTGTTCGTGATTTAAAGTCTATGGATGACCTTAAACCCGAATATGGGAATCGTTTGGTACCTGTTTTTTTAGATTTACGAGATGATAAGTCAATAATTAAAACAACAAGGTTAACGAAGGATGTTGAAATATTAATTAATAATGCTGGCGTTTATGAAGCAGGAGGCTTTTGTTCTGATGAGACTCTAGATAGTATGGCAGTTAACTTTGAAGTTAATGTTTGGGGTCTGGTAAAGCTTACCGTTTCATTAATTGATCGTTTAAAACAAAGAGAATGTGCTGCAATTGTTAATATTTCATCTGTTTTGGGTTTAGCGAGTATGCCTATTGCGGGTGCGTATTCCGCTTCTAAAGCTGCTGTTCATAGTATTACGCAAGGTTTACGAGGTGAGTTACTGATGAATAATATTTTAGTAATGGGCGTTTATCCTGGTCCAATTGAGACAGAGATGACGAAAGATTTGGATATGGAGAAAGATTCACCTATTAATGTTGCTAAAGAGATTGTAAACGGATTGATAGAGGGAAAAGAATATGTGTTTCCAGATGTAATGTCAAAACAAGTTGGAGAATTATATCTTACAGAACCTGTAACTGTTGAGAAGCAATTTGCTCATTTTATATCCGAAGAAGAAAAAGTTTAA
- the trpB gene encoding tryptophan synthase subunit beta, translated as MSTNYFKTNPDEKGYFGDYGGSFIPEVLEEEMKRINEAYYSISKSHEFISELRSIRKHFQGRPTPVYYCNRLSEKYGGRIYLKREDLNHSGAHKLNHCMGEALLAKYMGKKKLIAETGAGQHGVALATAAAYFGLECEIHMGEVDIAKEHPNVMRMKILGATVIPVSHGLKTLKEAVDSAFQAYLKDPINTIYCIGSVVGPHPFPMMVREFQRVVGIEARDQFEEMTGEQPDNVVACVGGGSNAMGIFSAFLDDTDIKLHGVEPAGHGIDKEGQHAATLTLGKPGVIHGFKCYTLQDEKGEPAPVYSVASGLDYPGVGPEHSMLKDLERAEYHHINDKECIDAFFELSRLEGIIPALESAHAIAYAIKLAKAKPKQSILVNLSGRGDKDLDYVLETYGLPE; from the coding sequence ATGTCAACGAATTATTTCAAGACAAATCCTGATGAAAAAGGATATTTTGGAGATTACGGCGGAAGCTTTATTCCAGAAGTTTTAGAAGAGGAAATGAAACGAATTAATGAAGCTTACTACTCCATTAGTAAATCCCATGAATTTATTTCCGAATTAAGAAGTATCCGTAAACACTTTCAGGGGCGTCCAACACCTGTTTACTACTGTAATCGCTTATCAGAAAAGTATGGTGGACGTATTTACCTTAAACGAGAAGATCTAAACCACTCTGGAGCCCATAAATTAAACCACTGTATGGGTGAGGCTTTATTGGCTAAATACATGGGCAAAAAGAAACTTATCGCTGAAACCGGAGCTGGCCAGCATGGTGTAGCTTTAGCTACTGCTGCGGCCTATTTCGGCCTGGAATGTGAAATTCATATGGGTGAAGTGGATATCGCTAAAGAGCATCCCAATGTGATGCGAATGAAAATACTTGGGGCGACAGTTATTCCTGTTAGTCATGGACTAAAAACACTTAAAGAAGCTGTAGATTCAGCCTTTCAGGCATATTTAAAAGATCCTATCAATACAATCTATTGCATTGGTTCTGTTGTAGGCCCTCATCCATTTCCGATGATGGTTCGTGAATTCCAACGTGTTGTAGGTATTGAGGCTCGTGACCAGTTTGAAGAGATGACTGGTGAGCAGCCTGACAATGTAGTCGCTTGTGTTGGTGGTGGTAGTAACGCCATGGGTATTTTCTCTGCTTTCCTGGACGATACAGATATCAAACTTCATGGTGTTGAGCCGGCTGGTCATGGTATTGATAAGGAAGGCCAACATGCTGCAACACTAACATTGGGCAAACCAGGTGTTATTCACGGCTTCAAGTGCTATACACTGCAAGATGAGAAAGGAGAACCTGCACCCGTCTATTCTGTTGCCAGTGGTCTTGATTATCCAGGTGTTGGCCCCGAACATTCAATGCTTAAAGATCTGGAGCGAGCAGAATATCATCATATTAATGATAAGGAGTGTATTGATGCCTTTTTCGAACTAAGTAGATTGGAAGGAATCATTCCAGCTCTTGAGTCGGCTCATGCTATTGCTTATGCAATTAAATTAGCCAAAGCTAAGCCTAAGCAATCAATACTTGTTAACCTTAGTGGTCGTGGAGATAAAGATCTTGACTATGTTCTTGAAACATATGGTTTACCAGAATAA